A genomic window from Pecten maximus chromosome 4, xPecMax1.1, whole genome shotgun sequence includes:
- the LOC117326354 gene encoding grainyhead-like protein 2 homolog isoform X4, protein MALLHTDVDKFLNGESTQHSHRDDELKETDIDDSDECLTKQTESKIDIPPDCQTEESQTMSLEGDSLEDTPLLEGTTEDALSEARMETTDSPSSCSVPSASPPAYPAESASVSPEQLVQLVPSGEEVSLYKDCTPVTHAITSISSVEVKTVDTLSTETAQYSDTSDSGSSDQPKTNGVTKRISKALNEKILKKLNQQTMVNNVNNCAMAVSSASCMNGYVQDPQSNIHVGNNLPLYPVKSEILQDYSHMNGNVSPVDDTSMSILPLETAIATSVMTDHMAQSAPSSVLCDTISGLQMPVNTSALQHQQQPGQYTYSPGVQPVQIIHNVHTTYQSNINTNSAHNVTPVRQNSYPPSYPSTNGYMYPALSSPPSEGQTPERDSMLERYIQQQQYFHENQQLYPYAVKDNQNYAMKSPDSGYQEPCLSPNNVKAMAYKDGNSNYHEGAANGNTTGQKRRRKSATTTSYPAKGCTFWPGNEKVNYSTTIPKLDLNTSGYKYIMETPISTSVRMEEDRITYLNKGQYYGLTLEFNADRIPQCQFAKSVIMVVFRDDKSLEDERKAWEFWHSRQHSYKQRVLDIDTKDSQGVLPSSITEVAFNAVAVKWNPRDSPVKVNIAVHCLSTDFSNQKGVKGFPLHVQIDTFENHKDPYPVHRGYCQIKVFCDKGAERKTRDEDRRRTNRAKSDVSHSSRKRNEQEVYWPPCERSEFYSMAETQTFPVLFTPATDQEESTKSSPVNGILQDDDGNSSLNSNGDCLDESMYPMAKRQRRDSFGQYADYPKILLYVREQHETVFTALMLRTPTLQGLLQSVQEKYSVAASKVKSTYKRSKKGILVRMDDNIVRHYSHESTFMIEINEVNEDKDYEVILTEIDPN, encoded by the exons ATGGCCCTTCTTCATACGGACGTCGACAAATTCCTTAATGGCGAAAGTACTCAGCATAGTCATCGTGACGATGAGTTAAAGGAAACCGACATCGACGACAGCGATGAATGTCTAACCAAACAAACAGAATCAAAAATTGACATTCCTCCCGATTGTCAA ACCGAAGAAAGCCAAACTATGTCTTTAGAAGGTGATTCTTTGGAAGACACCCCTTTGCTTGAAGGTACAACAGAAGATGCCTTGAGCGAGGCGCGGATGGAGACAACCGATTCACCTTCGTCATGCTCGGTTCCTTCCGCAAGTCCACCAGCGTATCCGGCAGAAAGTGCGTCTGTAAGTCCGGAACAGCTTGTACAATTAGTGCCCTCAGGCGAGGAGGTCTCACTTTATAAGGACTGCACACCCGTAACTCACGCAATTACTTCAATTAGCAGTGTAGAGGTAAAAACAGTTGATACCTTGTCCACAGAAACTGCCCAATACAGTGACACTTCGGACAGTGGTTCTTCTGACCAGCCAAAGACAAACGGTGTGACCAAAAGGATTTCTAAGGCATTGAACgagaaaattttaaagaaacttAATCAACAAACTATGGTGAACAACGTAAACAACTGTGCTATGGCGGTGTCGTCTGCTTCGTGTATGAACGGTTATGTACAGGATCCTCagtccaatatacatgtaggtaataaCTTACCTTTATATCCGGTGAAGTCGGAAATCTTACAGGATTATTCGCACATGAACGGAAACGTTTCTCCAGTGGACGACACATCCATGTCAATTTTACCGTTAGAAACGGCCATTGCAACTTCCGTAATGACCGATCATATGGCGCAGAGCGCCCCGTCATCCGTGCTGTGTGATACGATATCGGGGCTACAGATGCCGGTGAACACTTCGGCTCTTCAGCATCAGCAGCAGCCTGGACAGTATACGTATTCGCCGGGTGTTCAGCCTGTTCAAATCATCCATAATGTTCACACGACCTACCAGTCGAATATTAACACTAACTCGGCTCATAACGTTACGCCAGTTCGTCAGAACTCTTATCCTCCATCCTACCCTAGTACTAACGGATACATGTACCCGGCTCTCAGCAGCCCCCCGTCCGAGGGTCAGACCCCGGAAAGAGACTCCATGCTGGAACGGTATATACAACAACAGCAATATTTCCACGAGAATCAGCAGCTGTATCCGTATGCGGTCAAGGACAACCAGAATTACGCCATGAAATCTCCGGACAGCGGCTACCAGGAACCATGTCTCTCGCCCAACAACGTTAAGGCCATG GCATACAAGGATGGGAATTCCAACTATCATGAAGGTGCTGCCAATGGAAACACTACCGGACAAAAGCGGAGACGGAAGTCGGCCACCACCACCAGCTATCCAGCAAAAGGATGTACCTTCTGGCCTGGAAATGAAAAGGTCaactacagtactacgatccCAAAGTT GGACTTGAACACGAGTGGATACAAGTACATCATGGAAACTCCCATTTCCACGTCTGTCCGTATGGAGGAGGACCGCATCACGTATCTCAACAAAG GACAGTATTATGGCCTTACACTGGAGTTCAACGCTGACAGGATTCCTCAATGCCAGTTTGCAAAG TCGGTTATTATGGTTGTATTCCGCGACGACAAGTCTTTAGAAGATGAGCGAAAAGCATGGGAATTCTGGCATTCCAGGCAGCATAGTTACAAACAAAGAGTCCTTGATATAG ACACAAAAGATAGTCAAGGCGTCCTTCCAAGCAGCATAACGGAAGTTGCTTTCAACGCAGTCGCAGTCAAATGGAACCCACGTGACTCACCAGTCAAG GTGAATATTGCCGTCCACTGTCTTAGTACAGATTTCAGTAACCAGAAGGGAGTAAAG gGGTTCCCGCTCCACGTACAGATAGACACATTTGAAAACCACAAAGATCCCTATCCCGTCCATCGTGGCTACTGTCAAATCAAAGTTTTCTGTGACAAG GGAGCAGAAAGGAAGACAAGAGATGAAGACAGAAGACGAACAAACCGAGCCAAGTCGGATGTGTCTCACTCCT CACGCAAGCGAAATGAACAGGAAGTATACTGGCCCCCATGTGAAAGGTCCGAGTTTTACTCCATGGCCGAAACACAGACGTTCCCTGTCCTCTTCACGCCGGCCACCGACCAGGAGGAATCCACCAAG TCTAGTCCCGTAAATGGCATTCTGCAAGATGACGACGGAAACTCCAG TCTGAACAGCAATGGCGATTGTCTGGATGAATCCATGTACCCAATGGCTAAACGACAAAGACGGGACTCTTTTGGACAATATGCAGACTACCCAAAAA TCCTTCTGTACGTCCGTGAGCAGCATGAAACAGTTTTTACGGCCCTGATGTTACGGACACCGACACTGCAGGGTTTACTACAATCG GTGCAAGAAAAGTACAGCGTGGCTGCCTCAAAAGTCAAAAGCACGTACAAGCGATCAAAGAAAGG AATTCTGGTGAGAATGGACGACAACATTGTCCGGCATTACTCCCACGAATCCACATTTATGATCGAAATTAACGAAGTCAACGAGGACAAAGACTATGAGGTGATATTAACAGAAATTGACCCAAATTAA